The window GATTCTGCAATTTCTCGGCGGCCCGGGGCCGGCAGAAGGCGTCCCCGGGCGGGCGCAGCAGCCGGCACAGACAAACACCCCGAACCTCGACCAGTACGCCCGCGACCTGACGGCGCTTTCCCGGGACGGAAAGCTCGATCCGGTAATCGGGCGCAACCGGGAAATCGAGCGGGTGATTCAGATCCTGAGCCGGCGTACCAAGAACAACCCGGTCCTGATCGGCGACCCGGGCGTGGGCAAGACGGCGATCGCGGAGGGCCTCGCGCAGCGGATCAGCGACGGGAACGTACCCGAGGTTCTGACCGGCAAGCGGGTGATCGCCCTGGATCTGGCCTCCCTGGTGGCCGGGACCAAGTACCGGGGTGAGTTCGAGGAGCGGCTGAAAAAGGTGCTGGAGGAGATTAGGACCGCAGGCAACATTGTCCTTTTCATCGACGAACTGCACACCCTGGTTGGGGCCGGGGCGGCCGAAGGGGCCATCGACGCCGCGAACATTCTGAAGCCGGCGCTGGCGCGGGGGGAGTTGCAGACTATCGGGGCGACCACCCTGGATGAATACCGCAAGCATGTGGAGCGGGACCCGGCCCTGGAACGGCGTTTCCAGCCGATCATGGTCGAAGAACCCACGGTTGAAGAAACCATCGCCATTCTGCGCGGCTTGAGGGACCGCTATGAGGCGCACCACCGGGTCCGTATCACCGATGACGCCCTGGAGAGCGCGGCCCGGCTTTCGGACCGGTACATCGCCGACCGGTTCTTACCGGACAAGGCTATCGACCTGATCGACGAGGCTGGTTCCCGGGTACGGCTCCAGGCTTTCACCATGCCACCCGAGCTGAAAGAGCTTGAACAGCGGGTGGAGGAGTTGCGCAAGGAGAAGGAAGCGGCGGTAGCGGCGCAGGAGTTTGAGAAAGCGGCCCAACTGCGCGATCAGGAACAGAAAATGCGGGCCGAACTCCAGTCCTCCTTGGAAGACTGGCGACAGCAGAAGGGTGGCGACGAACTGGTGGTCGATGAACAGGATATCGCGCACATCATCTCCAGTTGGACCGGCATTCCGGTCAAAAAACTGGCGGAGGAAGAAACCGAAAAGCTTTTGCGGATGGAAGACCTCCTGCACGAGCGGGTGGTGGGACAGGACGAAGCCGTCAGGGCGGTTTCCCGGGCCATTCGCCGGGCGCGGGCTGGTTTAAAGGACCCCCGGCGGCCGATCGGGTCATTTATCTTTCTCGGCCCTACCGGGGTGGGCAAGACAGAGCTGGCCCGGGCGCTGGGCGAGGCGCTGTTCGGCGACGAGGACGCCCTGGTGCGGATCGACATGTCGGAATACCAGGAACGCCACACCGTGTCGCGGCTGGTGGGCGCGCCCCCCGGCTACGTTGGCTACGACGAGGGCGGCCAACTCACGGAGGCGGTGCGGCGCCGCCCATACACGGTGGTGCTGCTGGACGAAATTGAAAAGGCCCATCCGGAGGTGTTCAACATTCTACTGCAGGTCTTGGAAGACGGCCGGTTGACCGACGCCCGGGGCCGCACAGTGGATTTCCGGAACACGGTGATCATCCTGACTTCCAACGTCGGGGTCAACCTCATTCAGAAGGAGACCAAGATGGGCTTCGTGACCGTGGAGGACCAGGCCGCGACCTACGAGCGCATGAAAGAGAAGGTGATCGGTGAGCTGCACCGGACTTTTCGTCCGGAGTTCCTCAATCGCCTGGACGAAATCATCGTCTTCCACGCTCTAACCGGCGCGCACATTCGACAGATTGTGGAGTTGATGCTCCAGGATGTGGCCCGCCGACTGGAAGAAAACGAAGTGCAGGTCGAGTTCTCCGACGAGGTGAAAGACTTGCTGGCCCGGGAAGGTTTCGACGAGAAATTCGGGGCGCGCCCGCTGCGCCGGACCATTCAGCGGCGGATAGAGGATAAACTGTCCGAGGAACTGATCCGGGGCGCCTTCAAACGGGGGGACCGGCTGCTCCTGGACGCCCGGGACGAGGAGATCACCGTGCGGACGGTGGGATAACGGGCTATTATCCGTGGAAGCCCATCGGTTAGACATAATACGACCGTCTTCGACTTGTGGATAAGTCCAAAAAATGGTATAGTAACGGCTAAGGTATTTCGAAGTCGGGAATAGAGTTCAGAATGTAAGCTGAAATGACTTGCGGTTCTGGGCTCTCGTAGTGAGGTTGACTGATGCGCTGCCGGGAGTGCGGGTACCGATCGGTCCGTTGGCTCGGCCGTTGCCCGGGTTGCGGGGAATGGCACACCTTTGAAGAGGAAACCGAGGTGAAGGCGGCCCGCCGGGAGACTCTGGCCGGCGACCCTCCCCGGCCACTGACCGAAGTGGTCGGCGCTGAGGAAACCCGTATCACCAGCGGCATCGGGGAAATGGACCGGGTTCTCGGAGGCGGCTTCGTTCCGGGGTCCGTGGTTCTTCTGGGCGGCGACCCGGGAGTCGGCAAGTCCACCCTGCTCTTGCAGGCGGCCGTGCGTGTGGCCGGTATCGTGGGACGGGTGCTCTACGTGTCGGGTGAAGAGTCGGCCCCGCAGGTACGGTTACGCGCCGAACGTCTGCGGGCGGTCCATTCGGGGCTCTACCTCGCGCCGGAAACCGATATTGAGCGGGTTGAAAAGCATATTTCCGAACTGCGGCCCGTAGTCGTGATCGTGGATTCCATCCAGACGGTGTCCCTGGACGGGCTGGCGGCGGTGCCCGGCAGCCTGGGGCAGGTCAGGGAGTGCACCGTGCGCCTGACCCGCCTGGCGAAGAGCACCGGCATCCCGGTTCTCCTGGTCGGACACGTCACCAAGGAAGGCGTGCTGGCCGGCCCCCGGACCATGGAGCACATGGTGGATACGGTGCTGTACCTCGAGGGAGACCGGCACCATACCTATCGCGTCCTGCGCGGGGTTAAGAACCGTTTTGGTTCCACGAATGAGATCGGCGTTTTTGAGATGGACTCCGCCGGGCTCCGCGAAGTTGAAAACCCCTCACGGCTGTTTTTGAGTTCCGGGGCCGCCCCCGTTTCGGGTTCGGTGGTCGTGTCCTGCGTGGAGGGCACCCGTCCCCTGCTCGTCGAAATCCAGGCCCTAGTCAGTGCCGCGGGGTATGGTACTCCCCGACGTATGACCGCGGGGGTCGACTACAACCGCGTCATCCTGATGGCCGCCGTTCTTGAAAAGCGGGTCGGCCTGATGTTGAGCAGCCAGGACATATACGTGAACGCCGTCGGCGGTGTGAAAATCTCGGAACCGGCCGCCGATTTGGGTATCGCGCTTGCCCTGGTCTCCAGTTTCTGGGACCGGCCGGTGCCGGCGGGCACAGTGGTGATCGGTGAGGTCGGCCTGACCGGGGAACTGCGCCCGGTGCCCCAACTTGGCAATCGCCTGCGGGAGGCCGCCAAGCTTGGCTTCGATAGCGCTGTTTTTCCGGCCGCCTCGGGCGGTTCAAACGAGCCCGGCGGGGAAAGTCTCCGGCTGTTTGCGGCGGGCAGCGTGAGCGAGGCTCTGGATTTGGTCTTGACCAAATGACACGGAGGAAGGGGGAAGTCTTTTGGCTGATGAGCGGGGCGAAGAAGCGCTGCTGAAGGTGTTACGCACTGTGGCGCCCGGAACCCCCCTGCGCGAGGGTCTGGAGCACATCCTTCGTTCCGAGAGCGGCGCGCTGATCGTAGTGGCCGACCGGCCGGAGATACTTGAAATCGCCGAGGGCGGGTTTCACGTCAACGCCGACTTCTCGCCGGCGAAACTCTACGAGTTGGCCAAGATGGACGGCGCGATCATCCTGGACAAGGACGCCCGCCGGATCATCGCCGCGAATACACAGCTGGTTCCCGACTTGGGCATCCCGTCCAACGAAACCGGAATCCGGCACCGTACCGCCGAGCGTGTGGCTAGGCAGACCGACGCCCTCGTGATTTCCATCTCGGAGCGGCGCGGTGTGATCACCATTTACAAGGGGCCCATGAAGTACGTCCTGCGCGACCTGGAGGTTATTTTCACGAAGGCCAACCAGGCCCTGCAGACCCTGGAGAAGTACCGGGCCGTACTGGACCGGGTGCTGGTCAACTTGAGCATCGCCGAGTTTGAGGACACAGTTACCCTGTTCGAGGTCGCCAAGGTGATCCAGCGCGTGGTGATGACCCTGAAAGTAGTCAGGGAGATTCACAAATACATTTGCGAACTCGGCACCGAGGGCCGCCTGATCACCATGCAGTTGGACGAATTGATCAGCAACGTGGAGAACGAGGGCCTGATGGTCATCCGGGACTACACAGTGAACCCGGAGGAGAAATCCCCCAGGCAAATCCAGGGCATTATCGAATCCTGGCCCAGCGAGGACTTGCTGGACTTGCCGCTTATCGCCCGAGCGCTCGGTTATTCCGGAGGAAGCGGTATCCTGGAACAAAACGTTTCTCCGCGCGGGTACCGGGTGCTGGGTAAGATCCCGCGCCTGCCATACCCGGTGGTGGAGAACCTGGTAAGCGTATTCGCCAACCTGAACAAGGTACTCAACGCCTCCCTGGACGAACTGGACGAGGTGGAAGGCATCGGTGAAACCAGGGCCCGTTCGATCAAGGAGGGGCTGAGCCGCTACTGGAACCAATTGTTGCAGGAGAGATACAGATAATAGAGGCCGGAGGCCGGAGATCAGAGGTCGGAGGCAGAGGAAGCACCGGCGGAAATAGAGGTGAGAAGTGAGAAGTGAGAGGTGAGAGGTTGGAGGTGAGAAATAGAGGAAGCACCGGCAGGGCCGGTGCGCGGTTTTTATTAGGGGAAACCCAACGTCCGACCTCGTTACGGGCGTGGCCGGGGTGATGTGCCGGTTCGGATAGGACAAGCGGTGATCCGCAAACGGGTTGCCAGGAAATAGAGTGGGCGTTAAAACGGAAGAGCGCGGGAGTGCTGATCCGCCCGGGGCCCCGATTTTTGACAGGAATATCTTGTTTATGTTATACTACTTGGTAGGTAGAGGGGTATTTAGGAGGTGGGGTGTTGTTTAAAATCGGGGACAAAGTTGTTTACCCCATGCACGGAGCCGGAGTGATCGAGGCGATTGAAGAGAAAGAGATTCTGGGCGAGCGGCAGCAGTACTACGTACTCCGCTTACCGGTCGGGAATATGAAGGTGATGGTACCCACGGCGAACGGCCCGAACATCGGACTGCGGCAGGTGATCGGACAGGAGGAAGTCCAAAAGGTCTTCGGAATCCTCAAGGATGTAAGCACGCAGATGCCCGGCAACTGGAACCGGAGGTACCGGGCGAACCTCGAAAAGATAAAGAGCGGAAACATTTATGAGGTGGCCGAGGTGGTGCGGAATCTGGCCCGAAGGGAACGCGAAAAGGGGCTTTCCTCCGGCGAGAAGAGAATGCTGGAGAGTGCGCGGCAAATCCTGATCAGCGAGTTGGTGTTGGCCACGGAAGTGGAGGAAGATAAGGCACGATCGATGTTGGAAGAGATGTTTGCCTGAAGCGCTGGCGGAAGACGCGCCAGCCTTTTGTTTTGTAGGCTGGTGTGGGGAACTGTATAATATTGTATAATAGAGGTAGCCTCGATCAAGAATACTACTAGATGTAAAGAAAGGGGGTGTAAGATATGTTGCGGAAATTGGCCTTTTTGGGGCTTGCACTGGCTTTCGGCGGTATCGGTGGGGTTGTCGGCTATTACCTTGTGCAAAGTGGGCTTTTCATTCAACCACTGGGCTATGGGATCGCGGCGCTGGTGGTCGCCCTGGGTTTGATGGTGGGGATAATCGCCGCGCCGCGGCTTATGGACCTCGGTAATCTGTTGTTGGCGCGTGCCGTTGAGTATCTGCAGAAAATGCCCACCCAGGACCTTCTTTTTGCCTCTTTTGGCCTTATTCTTGGTCTTCTCATTGCCAATCTTATTAGATCACTACTCTATGTTTTCGGTTGGTTCGGCCAGGCATTCAGTATTCTCTTGGCCATCTGCCTGGTTTACCTTGGAATAAACGTCGCCGTCAAGAAACGGGACGAAATCATCGGTTTGTTTGGAAACCTGTCCCGATTCGGGCGCGGCGAAAAAAGCGGCCGCGGGGAAGCGAAGCTGCTTGACACCTCGGCCATTATTGACGGCCGGGTCGCCGATCTCTGCAAGAGCGGTTTTCTGGACGGCACCCTGATCATTCCGGGGTTTGTTCTGGAAGAACTGCAGCACGTGGCCGATTCCGGCGACATTCTGAAGCGGAACCGGGGCCGCCGGGGCCTGGATATCGTGAATCAGATCCGCCGCCAGACCGACGTGCGGGTGCAGATTTACGAGAGCGTCAAGGGGCTGGAGGATGCCAACGGCGTGGACGCCAAACTGGTAAAGCTGTCCAAGAAGCTGGGTGC is drawn from Candidatus Desulforudis audaxviator MP104C and contains these coding sequences:
- a CDS encoding ATP-dependent Clp protease ATP-binding subunit — protein: MYGRFTRRAQKVIMLAQEEARKLGYPYIGTEHLLLGLIREGEGVAARALAEIKIDPRKIRAAIEKMVEPGQGGGALVEVSFTPRAKKVLELSIDEARRLGHSYVGTEHILLGLIREGEGVAAQVLTGMGADLERVRHLILQFLGGPGPAEGVPGRAQQPAQTNTPNLDQYARDLTALSRDGKLDPVIGRNREIERVIQILSRRTKNNPVLIGDPGVGKTAIAEGLAQRISDGNVPEVLTGKRVIALDLASLVAGTKYRGEFEERLKKVLEEIRTAGNIVLFIDELHTLVGAGAAEGAIDAANILKPALARGELQTIGATTLDEYRKHVERDPALERRFQPIMVEEPTVEETIAILRGLRDRYEAHHRVRITDDALESAARLSDRYIADRFLPDKAIDLIDEAGSRVRLQAFTMPPELKELEQRVEELRKEKEAAVAAQEFEKAAQLRDQEQKMRAELQSSLEDWRQQKGGDELVVDEQDIAHIISSWTGIPVKKLAEEETEKLLRMEDLLHERVVGQDEAVRAVSRAIRRARAGLKDPRRPIGSFIFLGPTGVGKTELARALGEALFGDEDALVRIDMSEYQERHTVSRLVGAPPGYVGYDEGGQLTEAVRRRPYTVVLLDEIEKAHPEVFNILLQVLEDGRLTDARGRTVDFRNTVIILTSNVGVNLIQKETKMGFVTVEDQAATYERMKEKVIGELHRTFRPEFLNRLDEIIVFHALTGAHIRQIVELMLQDVARRLEENEVQVEFSDEVKDLLAREGFDEKFGARPLRRTIQRRIEDKLSEELIRGAFKRGDRLLLDARDEEITVRTVG
- the disA gene encoding DNA integrity scanning diadenylate cyclase DisA, whose protein sequence is MADERGEEALLKVLRTVAPGTPLREGLEHILRSESGALIVVADRPEILEIAEGGFHVNADFSPAKLYELAKMDGAIILDKDARRIIAANTQLVPDLGIPSNETGIRHRTAERVARQTDALVISISERRGVITIYKGPMKYVLRDLEVIFTKANQALQTLEKYRAVLDRVLVNLSIAEFEDTVTLFEVAKVIQRVVMTLKVVREIHKYICELGTEGRLITMQLDELISNVENEGLMVIRDYTVNPEEKSPRQIQGIIESWPSEDLLDLPLIARALGYSGGSGILEQNVSPRGYRVLGKIPRLPYPVVENLVSVFANLNKVLNASLDELDEVEGIGETRARSIKEGLSRYWNQLLQERYR
- the radA gene encoding DNA repair protein RadA; protein product: MRCRECGYRSVRWLGRCPGCGEWHTFEEETEVKAARRETLAGDPPRPLTEVVGAEETRITSGIGEMDRVLGGGFVPGSVVLLGGDPGVGKSTLLLQAAVRVAGIVGRVLYVSGEESAPQVRLRAERLRAVHSGLYLAPETDIERVEKHISELRPVVVIVDSIQTVSLDGLAAVPGSLGQVRECTVRLTRLAKSTGIPVLLVGHVTKEGVLAGPRTMEHMVDTVLYLEGDRHHTYRVLRGVKNRFGSTNEIGVFEMDSAGLREVENPSRLFLSSGAAPVSGSVVVSCVEGTRPLLVEIQALVSAAGYGTPRRMTAGVDYNRVILMAAVLEKRVGLMLSSQDIYVNAVGGVKISEPAADLGIALALVSSFWDRPVPAGTVVIGEVGLTGELRPVPQLGNRLREAAKLGFDSAVFPAASGGSNEPGGESLRLFAAGSVSEALDLVLTK
- a CDS encoding PIN/TRAM domain-containing protein; this translates as MLRKLAFLGLALAFGGIGGVVGYYLVQSGLFIQPLGYGIAALVVALGLMVGIIAAPRLMDLGNLLLARAVEYLQKMPTQDLLFASFGLILGLLIANLIRSLLYVFGWFGQAFSILLAICLVYLGINVAVKKRDEIIGLFGNLSRFGRGEKSGRGEAKLLDTSAIIDGRVADLCKSGFLDGTLIIPGFVLEELQHVADSGDILKRNRGRRGLDIVNQIRRQTDVRVQIYESVKGLEDANGVDAKLVKLSKKLGAKIITTDFNLNKVAEIHGIRVLNINELANALKPVVLPGEEMVIQIIKDGKESGQGVGYLDDGTMIVVDGGKKYIGHGIRVLVTSVLQTTAGRMIFARPKAVVKHDGTIAHELDEVNAVG